A window of the Bufo gargarizans isolate SCDJY-AF-19 chromosome 1, ASM1485885v1, whole genome shotgun sequence genome harbors these coding sequences:
- the LOC122924869 gene encoding translation initiation factor IF-3, mitochondrial-like, with protein MSGLHLKKIFCQAANNGRCYFGRHFGLCHRSFRTTSYLPWNTISWTRKGLLAVDVKSYSTAEEEVAKKPSATKKVNVNARKVIGHVGRLIPYKMIQVLDQDGKDMGKMLKRDVIRVMEKENLKLVTVSQNADPPVYKLLTGKELHEEQLKLREQQKHGTSPGPVQIKEMSFLASISQHDLDVKRKQLIHWIEKKHHIRITVLNSRTVNGPDKLAVLQQMIESMVDCATCMVQPKERKDGRAMICVLRPLSAKELQKRKVEVTAEKQSDAAPAEKPSTNDNHRPIP; from the exons ATGTCTGGACTTCACTTAAAGAAAATATTTTGCCAAGCTGCAAATAATGGCAGGTGCTATTTCGGACGGCACTTTGGCCTCTGTCACAGGTCATTCAGGACAACCAGTTATCTGCCGTGGAACACCATTAGCTGGACAAGAAAAGGCCTGCTGGCAGTAGACGTCAAGTCCTACAGTACGGCAGAAGAAGAAGTCGCCAAAAAGCCAAGtgctacaaaaaaagtcaacgtCAATGCCAGGAAGGTGATTGGGCATGTTGGCCGGTTGATCCCCTATAAAATGATCCAGGTGTTAGACCAAGATGGGAAGGACATGGGGAAGATGCTGAAAAGGGACGTGATACGCGTCATGGAGAAAGAGAACCTGAAACTGGTAACTGTCTCGCAAAACGCAGATCCCCCAGTATACAAGCTGCTGACTGGTAAAGAGCTTCACGAGGAGCAGCTGAAACTCAGAGAGCAGCAGAAACACGGCACCAGCCCCG GTCCCGTCCAGATCAAAGAGATGTCGTTTCTCGCCAGCATTTCACAACATGATCTAGATGTGAAAAGGAAACAGCTTATTCATTGGATCGAGAAAAAGCATCATATACGGATCACTGTGCTGAACAGTCGCACTGTAAATGGACCAGACAAGCTG GCAGTTCTGCAGCAAATGATAGAAAGCATGGTGGATTGTGCTACATGCATGGTGCAACCCAAGGAAAGGAAAGATGGCAGAGCCATGATTTGTGTCCTGCGGCCATTGTCTGCCAAGGAACTGCAGAAACGGAAGGTAGAAGTGACGGCAGAAAAGCAGAGTGATGCCGCTCCTGCTGAAAAGCCCAGTACAAACGACAACCATAGACCAATCCCATAA